A DNA window from Thermosynechococcaceae cyanobacterium Okahandja contains the following coding sequences:
- the purD gene encoding phosphoribosylamine--glycine ligase, producing MNVIVIGSGGREHAIAWKLLESPQVSHVFCLPGNGGTACLDRCTNVAIEATDLAAIGQFAQDQQVDLVVVGPEVPLAAGVADNLRALGIPVFGPGQAGAQIEASKAWAKALMQEANIPTATAKVFTTYPEAIAYVQQQGAPIVIKADGLAAGKGVTVATTEAQAIAALERVFGGEFGAAGQQVVIESVLEGQEVSVLAVTDGQTIVPLLPAQDHKRIGEGDTGANTGGMGVYAPVPWVTPALMQRIQTQILEPALKGLQARGIPYCGVLYAGLMITPEGDPYVVEFNCRFGDPETQVVLPLLETPLIDLLLACVEGRLGSFEPLRWREAVALSVVMAAGGYPERYRKGDVITGIGAATAQGVQIFHAGTRWHEGEWLTNGGRVLNVTAIAANFATAKAKAYAAVEAIHFADAYYRRDIGYRILEA from the coding sequence GTGAACGTCATTGTCATCGGCAGTGGTGGGCGTGAACATGCCATTGCCTGGAAGCTGTTAGAGTCTCCCCAAGTGAGCCATGTGTTTTGTTTGCCGGGGAATGGGGGCACCGCCTGCCTCGATCGCTGCACGAACGTGGCCATTGAAGCCACAGATCTGGCCGCCATTGGCCAATTTGCCCAGGATCAGCAGGTGGACTTGGTGGTGGTCGGCCCAGAAGTGCCCCTCGCCGCAGGGGTGGCAGACAACCTGCGCGCCCTAGGGATTCCCGTCTTTGGCCCCGGGCAAGCGGGCGCACAAATTGAAGCCAGTAAGGCATGGGCAAAGGCGCTGATGCAGGAGGCCAACATCCCCACCGCTACCGCAAAGGTGTTTACCACCTATCCTGAGGCGATCGCCTACGTCCAGCAACAGGGTGCCCCGATTGTGATTAAGGCGGATGGCCTAGCGGCGGGGAAAGGGGTCACCGTTGCCACCACCGAAGCACAGGCGATCGCGGCCCTTGAGCGCGTCTTTGGCGGTGAGTTTGGAGCGGCAGGCCAGCAAGTGGTGATTGAATCGGTACTCGAAGGGCAGGAGGTCTCGGTTTTAGCGGTCACAGACGGTCAGACGATTGTGCCCCTACTGCCCGCTCAAGATCACAAGCGCATTGGCGAAGGGGATACCGGCGCGAATACCGGTGGTATGGGGGTCTATGCACCGGTGCCCTGGGTAACCCCCGCCCTCATGCAGCGGATTCAAACCCAAATTCTTGAGCCTGCCCTCAAGGGGCTACAGGCGCGGGGCATTCCCTACTGTGGGGTACTCTACGCGGGTCTGATGATTACCCCAGAAGGGGATCCCTACGTGGTGGAGTTTAACTGTCGCTTTGGGGATCCCGAGACGCAGGTGGTGCTGCCCCTGTTGGAAACACCCCTGATTGATCTGTTGCTGGCCTGTGTGGAGGGGCGGCTCGGCAGCTTTGAGCCATTGCGCTGGCGGGAAGCCGTGGCACTCTCGGTTGTGATGGCGGCGGGGGGGTATCCGGAACGCTATCGTAAAGGGGATGTCATTACGGGCATTGGGGCGGCCACCGCCCAAGGGGTGCAAATCTTCCATGCGGGAACGCGCTGGCACGAGGGAGAATGGCTCACCAATGGCGGGCGGGTGCTGAATGTCACTGCC